The window tcaatttaaactctcCTAACCATTTCAATCTCTTCATCCTTCTAATTTCGTTACATATCTATCAATACttctttttaatctattttttatttattatttgtagcCCAAGTAGgcttttttccttccatttctttttattcggGAATAAGATGTATTTATCCAGGAACAACGTAACCGATCGAAACTTCAAATCGATCCAGGAGAgacaaaacaacaaattcaGTTCGAGATGCACCGTTTTTCCCTCTCTGAAATGTCAGTTGGGTAAATGGGAAAAATAAGGAGACGTTGATGTGactaaatatttgtaaatttattatctttgtttAGTATTGATTTGGGTATATGTCCCGTGGTAAGAGTATTATTGCATTCACAAGTGGATGGTTCTTGTGCTGGAGACGACGATGGAGCAGAATTGTTTTGAAACAACTTGAGTTTGTCGACATTGGATTACCTTCAATCCAAGAATTCTTTGGAAAAcattaagataaaaaaactGTATATACTTTGTTTCGAAAATAGTTTTCATGTAAATGGTTGgtttagataataaaataaatttttttaaaaattgggaGATGAATTTggataaaagagaaaaacagaacaaggaagaaaaagaaatatgtcATAAAAATTGGCGTAAATGTAAAAGATGTACAAATGTATCCAATTGGAAGAGTAAGAGAGGAAACAGAGGAATTAGCAATAACATTGCCCAAAGGTACTTACATTTCTGGAGCcataaaacaaatacacaCAGGTAAACCCATATAATGGAGCTGAAGCTGGGACCAATGGCATTTGCAAGCTCAATTTGTGTCTTGAGTGCAACAACCACATAACCCAATCCCACACCAAAAGCAGCCACACACCTTCGTTCCTGCACATCAATCAAcaatcaacaataatttttcttataaattgaatgaaaattccTCATGCCATGATTTATTCCGTACCAGAAGGCCAACATGCCAAGACCGATATCTAGATTCAGCATGTGGGAATTTAGATCGGCGATGTCCCAAATGCTTCTTTACGAAGCTGAGCATTCGAGATTTCAAAGTCCGTCGCCGTTGAAGGAGGATCCGAGATACGGATTTGGAATCCACTTCGATGAGTAGTTTATCAAGCTTTAGGAGGCGTTGGAATTTCCCGGAAGGGAGTTTCAGAGTGGCCTTCAGCTTGATATAAAGGTTACAGATCTTGGCCTGAACGCTGATTTTGAATGACCGCCGATGACCTATCGCCATTGCCATACATGACACCGCTCACTGAAATGAGAGCATCATCCTATTACTTACTGACCTAATCTCATACAGTATGGGCCCATTCGGATGATCGGCCCATTTGGGGCTAATCGGCCCGCTCAACCCAATCTTAAGTGTCACCAAGTATATGATAAGAATTCGAGTCTAATAACCTTTCTAACCATAGCTTAATTGGTTAACCCAATTTTTTTCACTCCCACTTGTGTCAAGTCAAAGATAATTAGAGTATATTTGAGCAATGTCTACGTGAATTGCCATctcttatttcatttattttcttttgactgaaaatatGCTCAGACTCAACCAAcacaaaaattacaaagacaacaatatataaaaagtcgTCCACACATACACAGATAGAGCGCGATGGATGCATGTGTTGTCTAATTTACTCTGTCTTTATCACAACAACGTGGGGTGAAGTATGAGAGAGGGTTTGACGGAATGGCGGCAGTTGGGGCAAGAGGAATGAGACAAGAGTCAAGTATCAATGCATGTGAGGTGGAATCCATGGTTGCAAATGGGCAACATTCTAAGCTTGTCACCCACCTTAAACTGGGCAAGGCAAATTGCGCAATCTGTGTTCTTAATATTTGCATCAGTTCCATAAACCTTAATCGAAATCAAAGCGATTTCTCGCTTCTTAAGCCCCGGTGTGCCAGCGCCCTCCTGTGCTCTCTCCAACTCAAAGCTATACCTACACCGCAAAACGCAGCGTAAAATAGAGTTTACTCCAACCGCTCCAATGAGTGCACATAATAAAGCCGCCAGTATCACTCCCATGTGCACATCGAAATTCATTTCCCCCACATAATTAGAACAATTGCTTGTCCTGTTCCCCTGCACTACCTTTGGTTCTGCAAGTTCCTGCCGCAGTTTTTGATCTGTCGTTAATTCTAAACTAAATAAGCATGCTTTGTGGGTTTAATCAATGATAATAGAATAGGTGCTGCATAAAAACTATAGCGAAGGGTTTTATAGGGAGTGATTGATTGTTTGTGGCAACCTGGTTGttatttaaaagagaaaaacctGGTTGTTATTTAGATGATGAAGCTGTTAGTGAGTGATGAGAAACCGGTGGGCAAGAAATATGTTAGAGAGTGGACACgtagttgattttttttttttttgcgcgTAATATGTAATAGGAATGATCAGATTTTTGAGAGATGTGGTCAGTTGTAGATGGCAAAATGCAATTGGGGCGGATAAAGAGCTAGTCACTTCCGTTTTGATTAGGTAGACAAGATAGCAAAGGTAATGGTGAGTGGTGAGAATGAGAGATATATGTAGATATAATAGTGATCAATGCATGTAGGTATATTATATAAGGATatataagagagagagagagagagagagagagagagagagagagagagagagagagagagagagagagagagagagagagagagagagattaatATGGTTTGCATGCCAAGTTGCCAACCAAAATATATCCTTATTTTTCAGATTCTACTGGAGAATGAGAAGAGTGAGATCAGATGTTGGTTGGTTTggtatgatttttttctttttttgttttatttttttagaaaagcgCTTCAGAGTTGGACCAAATCCGGGTGCGCTGCATCTGAGAGATAAAAAAAGCTCTACTTAAACGTACATATcgtcatcatcatcatcatatattatattttcattccactaatttcttgttcttgtgtttttataaacaaattgtaGTTTGGCTCAGGAAACcagtaaagaaagaaacagaaaagaaagaagaaggtgctcttcatatttcttttgataagatcataaaatgaataaaagagCCGGTGGTGGGGACGACCAAGACCACTGTgtgtatataatttaaaatacaagtAGAGTACAGTATATACTTGAATCAACGTCAAGTACAACATGTCTAAGTTgtagattaatttaaaatttatacacATATTCAATTATCTATGCTGCTGATACATGGTTCCATCtatttgagaaatatttgGACCGACTTGTTAGGATGACCCAAATTGTTGAACAATCcaaaaatgtatatatgatGTGCatagtttttcatatattatattaatttatattaaaagaacttcttttttaatatactttttatattatccattttagtttacattaacttttttaaaatgtttaaaactAATAAGATTTCTAGGGGTGGACATGCTAGACCAAAATGTCGAGCCGACCGtccaaaatcaattcattCAAAGATGGTTGGTCAGAGATAAGGATGAGTTTGATTAGTGTTGgtttgagaaaaatagaaaaccaacaatattttaaaaaagttccAAAGGTTTAAAGCAACCTAAACGATCAATTGACTGACATACGATCAGTTTATACTTCTTTTCGTAGGCAAGATCGGTTtgaacatttataaaaaatgatggttTGGTCAGACCAACTTCGACCGATAAATGCTCTATCTTAAATAACCCTTTAAGATAAATAGattgtaaatgaaaatttgtgctatcaataattttatctataaaataattaaataaataagatttagTAAATTTGAGTAACATTTCgttaagaaatatatatatattgatagtATGAAGTTTTAGtctattgaaaaaatatataaagagattcaacaaaaaataaaaataaaaccattcgAAAAAATtattgggagaaaaataaaaactaagtcTATGCATCTTTAAGCAGTttttgagggaaaaaaattttatattattcaaaatgtgCCCGTCGACATTTTTTAACCGGGTTCAAAAttgatccttttttttttaggttataGCATTGATCATTTTTCGACTGTTTTGGGAGCTACCATAGTACACCGCTAACGAGCTCCACCCAACCCCTAGCCTATTTTTTCATGTCATTCAGTATGCAAAAGATGGGATGCCACACTTATCCGCCgactatcatcggtctaaagaggtgcaacaaaaaaaaaacaaaaaaatcaaaccattcaaagaaaagtattggaaaaaaataaaaactgagtctggggcatctCTGAGCAgcttttgtgggaaaaaacttttatattactcaaaatgaggtCACCTaatagttagatgtgaattttcgagacttTTTAACACGATTCAGAATTAGCCCTTTTTTTGTAGGCTATGACATTGAcgatttttcaaactttttggaTGCTACCGTAGTACAATGCTAACGAGCTCCACCCGACCCCTAGACtatttttctgtgtcatagAGTATGCAACAGATGATATTGCACACTTATCCGCCgactatcatcggtctaaagAGATgcaacaagaaaaacaaaaaaatcaaaccattcGAAAAAAAGTACcaggagaaaaataaaatatgattctaGGGCATCTACGAGCAGCTTTTGTACAAAAGAACTTttatattactcaaaatgaggtCACCTAGTAGTTATATGTGAATTTTCTAGACTTTTTAACACGGTTCAAAGTTGgcccctttttttttgtagactATAGCATTGGTTATTTTTTCGACCGTTTTGGGTGCTACTATGGTACACTACGCTAACAAGCCTCACCCGACTCCTAGATTGTTTTTCTGGGCCATACAGTATGCAAAAGATGGGATGTCACACTTATCCGTCGACTATCATCGGTCAAAAGAGGTGCaacagaaaaaacaaaaaaatcaaaccattcgaaaaaaagtattgaaagaaaaataaaaaccgaGTCTAGAGCATATGTGAGCAgcttttgtgggaaaaaattttatattagtcAAAATGAGGTCATCGgatagttagatgtgaatttcgAGATTTTTTAACACGATTCAAAATtggctttttttcttttctttttcaatttaaataaaacaaatcttttcttctcaattaattccttccaaaaataaaatattcagttttttataaattttggaatattaataatttgaaaatgttaaatttatgtttgtcattattttggatatatgaaacaaataataCGCTTTTAGGGGatgataaaagttttaataacATAAGTGTATAATATTTGCACGATTTTAgagatgataaaattttaaattcaaattattattaacgaTTTTAAggatgatataatatttatttttataaacttttaaagcaatttttatattttggcggtttcaaattaaaatttaaaatctatttttaaaactaattatggAAAATAGATAAGGGTATTAACAAGATaatcctaaattttttaaattatgtttggCATCGTTTTAGGAAAATCAACCAAGTAGCACGACTACAGGGAAGATcaaaaaaattttagaatagtTCTATTAAATACATCATAATTATATGGGTAAGATACAATTTTAActgtaatttattattatgttaaataaattgttattagaaatatgaaaagtttagaaaaattaaacaattaccACGATTATAgggaaaatatcaaaattttattagaataattatatatacatgtgcATCATAATTATAGGGGTaagatacaattttaattttaacaaccacaactaaataaattggtAATTACTTCATTTGAAACCTACAAACATGAAAATCTGgtataaattgaagaaataaatcTGGGGATGTTGATTCAATCATATATCCATccgaaaaataaatatttatttaatatttttacccAACtgaattatttacaaatacacTGTATCTGTGATCATGGgttatatttaatcattttaaccTACACAAATACTACATTTTACTTATCGCATAAGAATTTTTCACTATACAATTAAAATCggttgaaaatatatatatataaaaaagtgaatttatgtttgtgtttGCCACTACCATAAGGATATGATCgtttaaaagaattcaaattgaCGATTTGATTGAATGTTATAAAATCTAACTTCGAGTTGTTATTagaaataggaaaaatatgtattatataataaaatattaataaatattaaaagaactTTGTGAAATGGAATGGGATGAGATgacaacaaaatttgaattcaaacagtcattactatatatattatcaattatagaaataaattgttaattaattgatttgaaatctaaaattcCGAAAATCATGAATAAATTGCATGCATAAATGTAGGGGATGTTGGTGTAATTTTGCAAATacactataaattttaatattttttaaatttattttttttcagtttgttATCCAATTTTTTGTCATTATGACGGTTATGTCTATATATAATAGAGTAATTAAAAGGGTTGGTCGAAACCCAACCCAAAATCGATCCaatctttaatttaaagagTGAAGCCTAAGGAAGAACTTAGGTCTTTTATTTGGGTTTTGGATGGAATTGGGAGCTTTATTTCTTAGGATTGGTCTAATACCTGCTGCCTGCTGGTACCCTACACatctaaaattgaacaaaaacatTGAGAAATTAGAGGTGGATGTGTTTACTAACCAAAGGAAATAAGGAATATGGTGAAAGATTGTCTCAACATCATTTATCAAATCTGAAAAGATCagaataagaaatatgaaaatataactttatggaagtaagttgaaaaagaagtaattAATGTTAATGCTCACGATGGTGCAACCGCtaatgaaaagagagaaagacatGAGGTATACTACAATTTTGGATCACAATGGCACATGGCCATaagttttggaaagaaaatagcATTTTGTTTTCACCTCTTATATTGATGATATAAAATctccattttcaatatttattgaGGACAATAAGTGTATGATTTGGAAAGGAGACAAATTTGGTGTTAGTTGAGCTTAATTTCATTGTAATTAATAATGGCAACTAAAACCCACTAACCAGCTTCTGTttccagaaaagaaaaaaaaaaaaaattgatgcgTCTGATTAAGTTGTTGATGctgtgttttaatttaatgataaaattgacTCTTTGCTTTTGATGCTGACCGATGCTAACTCTCATCACCATCTGACacctaataattaaaataccaATAAACCAAGCctccaatttaaaataataacttgcTTGACTCTTACTAAAATATGGCTAGATCTAAATTTTACTAGCAAGTTCCACCGtattatgatatatttgttaatactTTGGACATAAATTAGGGTCTTTCTATTCTACTTTTTGGTAACATAGTTAGTTACAGGTTGCAGTAACTTAAATTTGAGTGGATCATTTACAAGTAGAAATATTAGTAAACAATCATGTTTAtcaaagtatttatttatacatgtGTGGAAACATATTTCTATAAAACAAACCTCAAATGTAAAAAGATGccaaatatttgtaaattagttatctaaataaatatttaacttgTCTGcctttttaataataaaacaaacgTGGGTTATATTCCCATGTTGTCTTTTGTTGAACCAATTTGgataaaaatcaactttaatagatttaagattttttttaaggtttccAAGGtaggtgtatatatatattcttaattattatctaaaatacatgtttttaatattaaggggaagaaaatttaagaatgagttttgaaaaagtagaaagtgaattattttagttattaatagAGATGTCCTAAAAGGTTATGGTTAGAGTTTTGTCTGTGTTGATGTGATTATGTTATGGTTAGACAGAAAGTAATAGTAAAAGGAGATGGacagaagagagagagatgagtaTTAGTAGGTAGAAAATgagggaatttttttttattaaattgataattgataatttgGAATTCGCAATGATATAAATCATTGGAATCTCATACTCATACACACAACACAGTAGACgtagtagaagaaaaaagaagaagcatagGATATCAAACAACAAAGTATCCCATGCTGTTTATTATATTGGTATTTAGGTAGATTCAAATCTAAGCTAATTAAGCTACCCATGGAGACCACTaatataataatcataattaactataatcataataatGAGGCAGTAGATGGGTGCGGTGGAGGATGATTACACGATTACCATTCATTTAGTTCACCCTGCAaccaaacaaattcaaattaaaattagaaacagaATCAAGAAGGGAATTAGTTAGAAgatataatagaaaagaattaGAAATAGATAGATAGGTAGATACTTGGCGCAGTCGGTGCTGGGGCTGATCTTGTAAGGAACAGAGACACCACACTTGCTGGGAAGGGAAGCGGCAGCGCCATAGTTGATGCCCTCGATGGACCCTGCAGCAGCCTTCAAGCAGTTGCAAGCTATGCGGCGATCGACAGTGGTGGAGGCTTGGCTGTTGAGGGACCTAATCCCATTACAACATACTTGTGGAACCTGTCCTTGTGCGCTTCTCAAATAACCGATGCATCCCGACACTGATGAAGCCACTTTCCCGCACGTCATACCCGCCGCTTCACCCTGCACTACCATACACATCATCACAATCCCCACAATCCCCACAATCATCAAACCCTTCAACTTCATttccatctctctttcttaCGCTTTAATCAGATTCTTCCCTCCACAAATCTAATTGTTTACTTTTCTgatcttcctctctctcactCGCTCTGTGGATTAAACCCCTTCTGGTTGCCGTGTTTATATAGCCCATTCATCATACACATACACTCCATGCATTTATGACGCTAACCCGGACAAAAGGAGTTGGTGGTAGTTGGAGTCTTCACTTCACTCCACACAATACTGGACCCATACCCCCTTCCCCCCTTCGccttttattataacttactTTTCGGATTCCCATAATTTACCCTTCATATCTCTTAACCATCAACAATTAGTAATGATATTGAAGAAGAATGTCGGTAATTTAGCGTAGATTAGTAAACATTGGGAAACACGTGGCCTCATGCATACCTATACCTATATCATCAACTTCAACATATTCAACACATGGCCTACCACTCTCACCCAACCACGTGTCACTTCTTTTCTGAAGCCCAATTTaatgctcttttttttttttcttcaatatataatacaacaataaaaatattcctAAATTCTTCAATGctatatcattttaataaaagctATTGTTGGATTTCTTTTAGTTCTGTATATCCAATTATCtcatcatatatttaattgtttttgtttacttaAATGTAATGGATACAAACATACTTAAATGTTATTAAGTAATTTGCTAGgtttatatcaataaatagGTTAATGAATAGTTGGACGATGGTGTTTTGTTTATATTCCCAAGGTCCACTGGGAACCACACTATAAAGCCATCTTAACTTTCCACCGGACCCATAAAGTTTCTATAAATTTGGTAAATACAATTAATACGG of the Cucumis sativus cultivar 9930 chromosome 3, Cucumber_9930_V3, whole genome shotgun sequence genome contains:
- the LOC116402463 gene encoding RING-H2 finger protein ATL74-like; this encodes MGVILAALLCALIGAVGVNSILRCVLRCRYSFELERAQEGAGTPGLKKREIALISIKVYGTDANIKNTDCAICLAQFKVGDKLRMLPICNHGFHLTCIDT
- the LOC101202830 gene encoding non-specific lipid-transfer protein 1, encoding MEMKLKGLMIVGIVGIVMMCMVVQGEAAGMTCGKVASSVSGCIGYLRSAQGQVPQVCCNGIRSLNSQASTTVDRRIACNCLKAAAGSIEGINYGAAASLPSKCGVSVPYKISPSTDCAKVN